GGCCGGCAGGGCTTCTCCTCCATGGTCGTGTCTGTCAGCCGTGTTTCGGAGGCCAGCAGGTGAGGGTGGGCCGCCCTCGGACGCTTCGATCCTCGAGTCCGTCACCAGTGAGTGAACCCCAAAGGAGCTTGAGTACGGGCGGGGACCGAGCAGCCGGAATGAGCAGGATTTCCCCTGACTTTGGGAATGGGTCTGTCCACCCGGCCCCCCCCCCTTCCTGGAATGGGCTCGCCCCCTCCATCCCAGTCCCTCCTcccgggcgggggggggggcgttgCCATGGTGACGGCCCGCTGGCTGAAGGCAGACGTGTGTCTTGCAGGGACCGGGGCGGCCTGGGGCCCATGGCGCGGCGGCGCTGATCCAGGCCCTGGCCGCGGCCGGGCCCCGCAGGCCGGCATGGCGGGCCAGTTCCGCAGCTACGTGTGGGACCCGTTGCTGATCGTGTCGCAGATCGTCCTCATGCAGATGGTCTATTACGGCTCGCTGGGCCTGTGGCTGGCGCTGGTGGACGGGCTGGTGCGCAGCAGCCCCTCGCTGGACCAGATGTTCGACGCCGAGGTAAGATCCCCGGGCCGGAGCGAGCGGGGTCTCGGCCTCACCGGGTGGGATTTGTGGTCCGACACTACTGGGCTCTAGACCTGGCTGGGCCACCTTCTCGCTTTGTGGCCCCCAGAAAGCGATgtcaccttcctgagcctcaggtgGACCctccataaaatggaatgacTGATAACAGAGAGGCAGGTTAGTACAAAGGAAAGGGCCTGGATGTTCTAACAGATAGGCCTGCGTTCCAGGCAACCTAATACAGCTCTCTTCTGACACGCTGAGAaagtgacttcacttctctgagccctggATTCTCAGATGCCATATTGGGGAGGGGGATGGATAAAAGAACGTTCACAGAGGTATAATGGAAACTGCccggactctggagtcagacaggcctCCGTTTAAGttccactgaccagctgtgtgacctggggcaagtgttgctacctctctgaacctcagttttcctgtctgcaAAATCATGAGAGCAGTAGCAGAGAGGTCATGGACTGCAGCGCAAAGAACTGGTACTTGGGATTCAGAAAGGCTTAGTGTCCAGTCTAGCCCCAAACATACTGTGGGACTTTGGATGAGTttcttcacctttctgagcctgtttcctcctctggaaactGGGCAGAAAAATCCTCAGCCAAATGAGAAGAGACCCAGAGGGGCCTCTGAATGTGAACATGCTTCATAAAGTGTAATGGAGGCCCAAAAGGTGTTTGCGTGTGAGAGGCACCTGTGGTGTATGGTCATCAGCACAGTTCTTGGAGCCAGGAGATGTGGGATGGAATCCTTGCTCCTGCTGCTTATTCTCTGTGTAGCCCTTGGGCGAGTTATTATCCCAAAAGAGGTAAGAATAACAACAATCATAGCTttacaaggttgttgtgaggatgataTGAGACTATGGATGTCAGAGGCTTTTGTGAACTGAAAGTTGTGCAGGTGTTTGGTATACAGTAGTGTATCAAGAGTATTGGAGGTTGCACACCCACCAGGTGCCTAGTGGTAGCCTCTTAGGAGCCTCCGTCCTCTTGGGAAGGGCGTGGAGGAATCCTGGGCTTTGTTGAAGAGCGACCTCATGCACACAACGTGAATTCTAGACCAGGGGCTggcaatcttttctttcttgtttttttttttaagaatgggcctgagctaacatctgttgtcagttgccaatcttttttttccttcttcttctccccaattcccccagtacctagttgtatattctagtcgtaggtcctttcAGTTCtggtatatgggacaccacctcagcatggcttgacaagcaatgctaggtccgtgcccaggatccaaatgggtgaaaccctgggccaccgaagcggaacttgtgaacttaaccacttggccatggggccggccccctggcaaACGTCTCTTAAAAGATGAGATAGTAAAGATTTTaggtcacaactactcaactttgccaCTGTACTAGCCGTAGACAATACTAGCAAATAGGTGTGgctgtatttcaataaaacttttttttacaaaaataggtgcCTGGCCCCTGGGGCCATAATTTGCTGAACTCTGTTCTGGACCTTACTCTTGCTCTTTACTTACTGTatcactttgggcaagttacttaacttctcttagtttttattcctcctttgtaaaatgaggataataatccCTTCCTAGCTGCTGCAGTGGGTCCGATGAGATACCGTAATGGATGTCTGTGAAAGCACCTTGCTGGAAATGGGCTGCCATACAGATGAAGGGGGCTATTGTCTTCTGTGCTCTGGGAAGAATGCTTGTTCCTTAGGAGGCTCTGCCAAGTCACCTCTCCagcttatttctatttgtgattCCTCCTCAGATCCTGGGCTTCTCCACCCCTCCAGGCCGGCTCTCCATGATGTCCTTCATCCTCAACGCCCTCACCTGGTGAGTATCACCAGTTTTGCCATCCAGCTTTTGGGGTCTTAGCACTGACACTAACTTCCTACATTTGGACATGAGACAGGGTGGCACTTGTTCCTGGGGAGTGGTGGACTAAAGTGGGCGGCAGAGGCCAGTTCTGGGACTGGCTCCATCATAGAGCTCcttccattgtggttttgacttagCTGGAAAGCTCTGATGTCACTCTGTGCATGCTGCGTGTGGGACAGCTTCCATCTCAGATCACCTCCTTGATGTGGGACGAGGTGAGGAAACGGTTGGACTGAAAGTCAGGAGAACTGGGTTCTATTCTTGGTCCCTGTGCCATTGGCCAGGTTACTttccccctctctgggcctcaggctcctcatctgtaCACAGGGTTTCACTCGGTACCCTCTAAGATCTCATGACCGTTGCCTGTCTCTTAAGAGGCAGTGTAGCATAGTGAGTAAGAGCTCAGGCTCCGGAGGCAGACTCACTTGGCTTTGAATCTCAGCTTTACCACTAGTCGTGACCGTGGACAAGTTAATCTGtctaagccccagtttcctcGTGAGTAAAGTGAGATGATAATATTATCCATTTCatggttgtaaggattaaatgagctaattcaCAGGAAGTCCTTAGAGCAGTGCCTTGCATGTTACTGTTCTTGACCTTACACTGGAGGCTGAAAACTGGTGGACTGACTTTGACCTAAATTTGTGTCCCAGATACATTCTCTTTGGCTTACATAGTGGTCAGCCCATGCATGGTGTTCAAAAAATTTTCTCACTTAGTTGAAAATCAgggtattttatataaaaaatccagatttctggtttCTCGTGAAAAATGGGAAGATGATTGATTCCAGGCCAACCTTCTAGCCTGATGATTTGCCCAGCTGCAAGTAACTGTTGTCCCCTCTGTAGATGGAACATGTGTGCTTCAGGGCGCCACAATCCCCCCTGATCCCTAGGGTCCCCCTGAGTGACGGTTGCCATTTATCAAGCTCATagtctgtttttcttctccccaggcTGATTCACTCTCAACATTACCTGTCAGGTTCTTCTAGGCATCTAATAATGGAATTCTTGCTTCACACTTATCTCGCTTGCTTCTGACCACTATGCTGTCATCCTGCTTGTCCCCATTCCCCGAAATAACCTAAGGCCAGGACAACCCAGTGACAACTCACTGCTGTCCTCTCCCCACAGTGCCCTGGGCTTGCTGTACTTCATCCGACGAGGGAAGCAGTGTCTGGATTTCACTGTCACTGTCCATTTCTTTCACCTCCTGGGCTGCTGGTTCTACAGCTCCCGTTTCCCCTCGGCGCTGACCTGGTGGCTGGTCCAAATCGTGTGCATTGCACTCATGGCTGTCATCGGGGAGTACCTGTGCATGCGGACGGAGCTCAAGGAAATCCCCCTCAACTCAGCCCCTAAATCCAATGTCTAGAATTGGGTCCTTTGGACACCCTGCTGGGCACTTGGCCACCCCCAACACCTTGGGCTGCTTAGACCCTCCAGATGAGGTCCAGCCCAGGCTGAGAGGAACCCTGGAAATGTGAAGTCTCCGTTGGTGTGGGAGAGATAGTGAGGCCCCGTCAAGAAGGCAGGTAGCAGTCAGGGTCACAGCTGCAAGAATGGCCTCTGACTGCTGAAGCCTTGGTATCTGGGAGGTCAGCAAGGGGACCTCTTTCAGGGTAATAACAGAATTGGAACCATGTCACTCTTGAGCCACCATATGTATCACCAgcctgttattttaaaaaagaaaaaaatcaaggatatCTGATTGGAGCAAACCACTCTTCTAGTCATCTGTCTTACCTCCCTGGGACAGCTGCTCCCTTTGCCGTGTTGCTGAACCGCAGCTATTCT
The Equus przewalskii isolate Varuska chromosome 21, EquPr2, whole genome shotgun sequence DNA segment above includes these coding regions:
- the SYS1 gene encoding protein SYS1 homolog isoform X3; this encodes MAGQFRSYVWDPLLIVSQIVLMQMVYYGSLGLWLALVDGLVRSSPSLDQMFDAEILGFSTPPGRLSMMSFILNALTWS
- the SYS1 gene encoding protein SYS1 homolog isoform X1, which gives rise to MAGQFRSYVWDPLLIVSQIVLMQMVYYGSLGLWLALVDGLVRSSPSLDQMFDAEILGFSTPPGRLSMMSFILNALTCALGLLYFIRRGKQCLDFTVTVHFFHLLGCWFYSSRFPSALTWWLVQIVCIALMAVIGEYLCMRTELKEIPLNSAPKSNV
- the SYS1 gene encoding protein SYS1 homolog isoform X2, coding for MAGQFRSYVWDPLLIVSQIVLMQMVYYGSLGLWLALVDGLVRSSPSLDQMFDAEILGFSTPPGRLSMMSFILNALTWLIHSQHYLSGSSRHLIMEFLLHTYLACF